The nucleotide sequence aaaagacaaaaaataggTCCAAAGAGGTCAAAAAGAGCTCCAGAAGGAGCCTCCAAAAGGACAAAAAGACCTCTAGAAGGTCCAACAGAGCTCCAgaaaggggaagaaggaaatttcccaggattttgggcCCTGCTGGACTCGGATCCAGGGGGAatttcccgggattttgggcCGTGCTGGACTCGGATCCAGGGGGAatttcccgggattttgggcCCTGCTGGACTCGGATCCAGGGGGAATTTCCCGGGATTTCGGGCGCTGCCGGGCTCCGTGACCGTGTCGCTCTCTCTTGCTTTGTGCTAATCCTGGAGGGCAGGCTCAGAAGAGGAGGTACAGCCCTGGAAACCAGGTACTGcctcctgctgtcccacctGGAATTCCCCGTTCCCgcagagttttggggtttggaatCCGTGGGGACAAAATCTGGGGTCACCCCGGTGGTTtctgagatttttgggggttggGATCCGCAGGGTGGAGCGGGATGTCCAGAAGCCGGTGTCTTCTGGAGGAGGTTATTTGGGATGAAGGACTTTAGGATCATTCCAGTGTTGTTTGGAGAACTCTGGGATCGTTCCCAGGTTGTGTTGAGCAGATCCCTGTGGGGTGGAGGACTTTGGGATCATTCCAGTGTTGGCTGAAGGACTTTCAGATCACGGTTGTAAAACTTTGGGATCACTCCCAGGTTGTGTTGAGGAGATCATTCTGGGGTGCAGGACTTTGGGATCGTTCCCAGGTTGTGTTGACCAGATCCCTGTGGGGTGGAGAACATTGGAATTGTTTCCATGTTGGTTGGAAAACTTCGGGATCATTCCAGTGTTGGTTGGAGAACTTTGGGATCATTCCCATGTTGGTTGGAGAACTTTGGGGTGAAGGACTTTGAGATCCTTCCAGTGTTGGTTGGAGAACTTTGGGATGAAGGACTTTGAGATCATTCCAGTGTTGGTTGGAGAACTTTGGGGTCATTCCAGTGTTGGTTGGAGAACTTTGGGATCATTCCAGCATTGGTTGGAGAACTTTGAGATCATTCCAGTGTTGGTTGGAGAACTTTGGGATCATTCCCAGGTTGTGTTGAGCAGATCCCTGTGGGGTGAAGAACTTTGGGATCATTCCGGTGTCAGTTGAAGGACTTTGGGATCGCGGTTGGAGTACTTTGGGATCATTCCCAGGTTGTGTTGAGCAGATCCTTGTGGGGTGAAGGACTTTGGGATCATTCCCGTATTTTTGGAGAACTTTGGGACCATTCCCGTGTTGGTTGGAGAACTTTGGGATCGTTGCCAGGTTGTTCTGAGCAGATCCCTGTGGGCTGGAGGACCCCACCTCTCCTTCCCACCATCTCCCCGCGATCCCAACCCACCTgctggatcccaaatcccgtttttcccccgcgggcagCGTGTCTTCCCCTACATCTCGGCCATGGTGAACAACGGCTCGCTGACCTACGACCACGACCGCGACGGGCGCCCCACCGAGCTGGGCGGCTGCACCGCCATGGTGCGCAACCTCAACCACGACACCTTCCTGGTCATCCGCTACGTCAAGAGGAGGCTGACGGTCAGTCCGGGCCGGAGGTCCGCCCTGCCCGGGGGATCGGGGGTTCCGGTGGGATCTGGGTGGGTCTGGACGTTCcagttgggatttgggggttccaggtAGGATCTGGGTGGGTTTGGAGGTTCCAGCTGGGATTCCCGAGTTGATTTGGGGTTCCCGAGTTGATTTGGGGTTCCTGAGTGGATTTGGAtgctccaggtgggatttggaggTTCCAGGTGGGATTCCCAAGTTGATTTGGGGTTCCCgagtggatttgggggttccagtTGGGATTTGCAGGTTCCAGGTGGGATCTAGGTAGGTTTGGAGGTTGCAGGTAGGATCTGGGTGGGTTTGGAggttccaggtgggatttgggggttccaggtgggattccagtgtggatttggggttcccgagtggatttgggggttccagtTGGGATTTGCAGGTTCCAGGTGGGATCTAGGTAGGTTTGGAGGTTCCAGCTGGGATTCCCAAGTTGATTTGGGGTTCCTGAGTGGATTTGGATGCTCCAGGTGGAATTTGAGGGTTCCAGGTGAGATCTGTGTGGGTTTGGAGGTTCCAGTTGGGATTCCaagtggatttggggttcctgagTTGATCTGAGTGTTCCAGTTGGGATTCCGgagtggatttggggttcctgagtggatttgggggttccagtTGGGGTTcccgggtgggtttggggttcctgaggggatgtgggggttccagttgggatttgggggttccagtTGGGATTCCAgtgtggatttgggggttccagtTGGGGTTCCTGGGCAGATCtggggttcctgaggggatctgggtgggtttggggggttccagTTGGGATTCCAGTGTGGATTTAGGGTTCCTGAGGGGATGTGGGGGTTCCAGTTGGGATTTGAGGGTTCCAGGTGGGATTCCAGcgtggatttgggggttccagtTGGGGTTcccgggtgggtttggggttcctgaggggcTCTGGCTCGGCAGGTGCTGATCGACATCGACGGCAAGCACGAGTGGCGGGACTGCATCGACGTGCCCGGCGTGCGCCTGCCCCGCGGCTACTACTTCGGCACGTCCTCGGTCACCGGGGACCTGTCCGGTACGGCCGGGGGGACCCCGCGGGGATTGGGGgttctgggtgggatttgggggctccagGTGGGATTCTTGAGTGGATTTGGGGGCTCCAGGTGGGATTCTTGAGTGGATTTGGGGGCTCCAGGTGGGGACTCCAAAGGGATTTAGGGGTTCtaggtgggatttgggggttttaggtGGGGACCCCACAGGGATTTGTGGTTCCCCAGTAGATTTGGGGGTTCTAGGTGGGATTTTCTactggatttggggttcccaagTGGATTTGGGAGGTTCTAGATGGGGTCCCCCAGTTGATTTGGGGTCCCCAAGTGGATCTGAGGGTTcagtgtgggatttgggggttccaggtggAATTCCCCAGTGGATTTGGGATTCCTGAGTGGATTTAATAAAACCTTTGGATGAACATGGAATAAAACAGGACTAACAGGgaataaaaccttttttttttgcagacaACCACGACATCATCTCGCTGAAGCTCTACCAGCTGACGGTGGAGCGGACGCCGGAGGAGGAGAAACGGGACCGGGAAGTTTTCCTGCCCGTGGTGGACAACCTGAGGCTGCCGGGAAgtcagtggggtttgggggaaactgaggcagggtTGGGGGGAAGCTGAGGCAGGGTTTATGGGGAAACTGAGCCTGagccaaaaccccaaatcccaaacttcaaatccccaaaatcccaaaccccaaacctccaaaatcccaaaccccaaaaatctcaagCCACAATTTCCAAAATCCCATCTCGAAATCCCAAACTCCTGTTCCCAAATcgcaaaccccaaatccacaaaatcccaaacccccaaatccccaaaccccaaactcccaaaccccaaactcccaaaTCGCAAActcctgtccccaaatcccaaacccccaaaatcccaaaccccaaactccagaattcccaaaatcccaaatccccaaaaccccaaatcccaaaccccaaactcccatccccaaaccccaaacccccaaaacccaaaatcccaaaaccaaaaccccaattcccaaatccctgttcCCGCAGTGGAGCCCATGAGCGGCCTGGCCCTGTTCctcatccccaaatcccaaaccccaaatccccaaaatcccaaatcccaaaccccaaatccccaaaatcccaaccccaaaaccccaaatccccgcaGTGGAGGCGCCGCTGGAGCCCATGAGCGGCCTGGCCCTGTTCCTCATCGTCTTCTTCTCGCTGGTGGCCTTCGTCTTCGCCATCGTCATCGGCATCATCCTCTACAACaagtggcaggagcagagccgCAAGCACTTCTACTGACCCGGGCTGGCACTGGCCACGTCCCCGGTGCCACCCGTGCCAGGCTGCCAGGGACCCCACGGGACAGTGCCAGCCTGGTTGAGCAGCTCTggaaccttccctggcacagacTTCTGCTGTTCCTGTGGCCACCAAAGTCCAGAAGATGAACCTCACTTTGGCTAGTGGTGGCCACATCCCCGTTGCCACCCATGCCAGGCCGTGAGGACGGCACtgagccccaaatccctggcacagggacggtGCCAGCCCAGTTGAGGAGCTCTGGAGccttccctggcacagattTCTGCTGTTCCTGTGGCCACCAAAGTCCAGAAGATGAACCCCACTTTGGCTAGTGGTGGCCACATGCCACTTACCACCCGTGCCACGCTGTGAGGACAGCACggagccccaaatccctggcACGGGGGTGGTGCCAACCCGGCTGAGGGGTGCAGAGACTTCCCCGCGCTTCTCTCGTCACTGTGGCCACCAGAAGCTCTCCAGTTTGGCTAGTGGTGGCCACATGCCAGTTGCCACCCGTGCCAGGGCATCaagaacccccaaatccctggcacGGGGgtggtgccagcccagctgaggaGCGCTggaaccttccctggcacagacttctgctgctgtggccaCCAGAAACCCCCTGGACGAGCCCCACCTGGGCTAGTGGTGGCCACATCCCGCTTGCCACCCGTGCCAGGGTCCAAGGACCCCCAAAGGACGGTGCCAGCCCGGCTGAGGAGCGCTggaaccttccctggcacagacTTCTGCTGTTCTGTGGCCACCAAAGTCCAGAAGATGAACCCCACTTTGGCCAGTGGTGGCCACATCCCGGTTGCCAATCCGGGGGGGGGTTTTGGTGGcccccggggggattttggtggcCCCCGGGGGGGGTTTTGTGCcccccggggggattttggtggcccccagggggattttggtggcCCCCGGGGAGGTTTTGGTGGCCCCCAGAGGGGGTTTTGTGGCCCCCGGGGAGGTTTTGGTGTTTTCCAAGGAGAGTTTTCCTGGAGTTTTGTCTCTTTTTATCATGCCTGGGTccatggggaggggtctctgggggtctcaaccccattttggggggtcccagcttcatggggaggggtctctgggggtcccacccccatttttgggggtcccagcctcatggggaggggtctcgggctgggtttggggtgtctggagctgggtttggagtgtccggggctgggtttggggtgtcctgggatgggtttggggtatcctgggctgggtttggggtgtcctgggctgggtttggggtgtctgaggttgggtttggggtgccctgggctgAGTTTGGGGTGTccggggctgggtttggggtgtcctgggtcTGAATTTGGGGtcggggctgggtttggggtgtctggggctgggtttggggtgtcctgggctgggtttggggtgtcctgggctgaATTTGGAGTGTCCTGGGCTGAGTTTGAGGTGTCCTGGGCTGAGTTTGGGGTGTccggggctgggtttggggtgtcctggggagggtttggggtgtcctgggctgggtttggggtgtcctgggctgggtttggggtgtcctgggctgggtttggggtgccctgggctgggtttggggtgtcctgggctgggtttggggtgtcctgggctgaGTTTGGGGTGTCCGGGGCTGGGTTTGAGGCgtcctgggctgggtttggggtgccctgggctgagtttgaggtgtcctgggctgggtttggggtgtcctgggctgtgtttggggtgtcctgggctgaGTTTGAGGtgtcctgggctgggtttggggtatcctgggctgggtttggggtgtccggggcagggtttggggtgtccggggcaggtttggggtgtccggggtgtcctgggctgggtttggggtgtcctgggctgggtttggggtgtcctgggctgggtttggggtgtcctgggctgagtttgggatgtcctgggctgggtttggggtgtcctgggctgaGTTTGGGGTGTccggggctgggtttggggtgtcctgggctgaGTTTGGGGTGTccggggctgggtttggggtgtccggggcaggtttggggtgtcctgggctgggtttggggtgtcctgggctgggtttggggtgtcctggggctgggtttgaggtgtcctgggctggtttttgggtgtccggggctgggtttggggtgtcctgggctgggtttggggtgtctggagctgggtttggggtgtccagggctgggtttgggatttcctgggctgggtttggggtgtccggggctgggtttggggtgtcctgggctgggtttggggtgtccggggctgggtttggggtgtcctgggctgggtttggggtgtcctgggctgggtttggggtgtcctgggctgggtatggggtgtcctgggctgggtttggggtgtcctgggctgggtttggggtgtccggggctgggtttggggtgtcctgggctgaGTTTGGGGTGTccggggctgggtttggggtgtcctgggctgagtttggggtgtcctgggctgaGTTTGGAGTGTctggggttgggtttggggtgtccggggctgggtttggggtgtccggggctgggtttggggtgtcctgggctgagtttggggtgtcctggggctgagtttggggtgtcctgggctgggtttgAGGTGTCCTGGGCTgagtttggggtgtcctgggcttGGTTTGAGGTGTCCTGGGCTGAGTTTGGGGTGTCCGGGGCGttatggggacacggggggctgAGCGGGGACCCCGGGGAGTTGGGGGGGCTGAACGGGGACCCCGGGGCGCTGCGGGGCCGCTGCCAGCGGGACGAAGGAgcggagcagcagcagcagcaggaacaccaACAGCCCCAGCCCGAGGCACAGCCGGTAACGCCGCGGGACTCCGTGACGGACGAGGCTCAACGGGGACCGCAGCCACAGGAACGAGGATTTGGGGCGCCTGCGGGGACACCGGGCTCAGCCACCGCTCGTCCCCTTCCCCGGTGGCTCCTCCCGGTTCGCCCCGGGCTCACCGGGGCTCGGGCAGCGTCGGGTGCTGGTTGGGCTCCTCCCGACCCTTCCCCACCGGCCGCTCCTCCGCCTCCCGCgccggcagcagctccaggctgagctccagctTCCCCTGCGGGGACCGCCGGGGCGGTTGGAtctgtccccggtgtccccaaaccctgaCTGGATGTCCCCAACCTACCGAGAGCCGCTGgccgccctcctcctcctgcagggtGCAGGGCCACCAACCCCGCGCCCTCCGGCTGCGGAACAGGTTCAGCGGCGAGCACCGGGACAACCGGCACCGGGAGAACCGGGACGGGGAGAGCCAGGCCcgggacagccagggcagctcccccGGCGAGCCCCGGCACAGGCGGGCGctgcgggccgggcggggcagCCGcatcagctccagctccaggatcCCTGCGGGACAGGCCAGGGGACACCTCTGTCACCCGTGGGTGCTCCTTATCACCACTGGGAACTCTTTGTCACCCACGGCCGCTCGCTGTCCCCgctggctgtcccctgtcccctgcagtGTCCCCCCGGAGGTGACACGGGCTCTCACCCAGCAGATCATCCGCCTTGAGCTTGTCATTGTCCCACACCTGCAGGATCAGCTTGGGCGGCACCTTCAGCAGCGTCTCGTCCAAACTCCACGCGTGCTCCTGCCCGGGGACACGGCAAGGTCGCGTGTGTCCCCGGGCCGTGTCCCCGGGCCGTGTCCCCGGGCCATGGCCTCACACCGTGTCCCTGATTTGTCCCCGTGCTGTCCCCGCTCTAtccccgctctgtccccgctctgtccccgctctatccccgctctgtcccctctctgtccccgctctgtcccctctctgtccccgctctgtccccgctctatccccgctctgtccccgctctgtcccctcactgtcccctctctgtcccctctctgtcccacACCTTGCGGCGGATGGCGCACAGTTTCTCGGCCGCCAGGAACTCGAAGGGGAACACGAAGCGCCAGTTGAAGGCGCCGCTGCCGTCCAGGGAGCGATAATGGATGTCGGTGCGCTGCCGCTGCTCGGGGAGCCCGTCCAGCcacctgcggggacagcgcTGTCACCTCTGTGCCACCCCCCAGGGGACACCTCTGTCACCGC is from Taeniopygia guttata chromosome 22, bTaeGut7.mat, whole genome shotgun sequence and encodes:
- the LMAN2L gene encoding VIP36-like protein isoform X1; the encoded protein is MGARDRRRGKMAAAGRWRAGLAVLAVALGLGGAAAEQTEEHLKREHSLSKPYQGVGSASSGLWDLLGNAMVMTQFIRLTPDVQSKQGAVWNRVPCYLRDWEMQVHFRIHGQGKKNLNGDGFAIWYTKDRMQPGPVFGSKDNFLGLGVFVDTYPNEEKQQEAQKRRYSPGNQRVFPYISAMVNNGSLTYDHDRDGRPTELGGCTAMVRNLNHDTFLVIRYVKRRLTVLIDIDGKHEWRDCIDVPGVRLPRGYYFGTSSVTGDLSDNHDIISLKLYQLTVERTPEEEKRDREVFLPVVDNLRLPGMEAPLEPMSGLALFLIVFFSLVAFVFAIVIGIILYNKWQEQSRKHFY
- the LMAN2L gene encoding VIP36-like protein isoform X2, translated to MGARDRRRGKMAAAGRWRAGLAVLAVALGLGGAAAEQTEEHLKREHSLSKPYQGVGSASSGLWDLLGNAMVMTQFIRLTPDVQSKQGAVWNRVPCYLRDWEMQVHFRIHGQGKKNLNGDGFAIWYTKDRMQPGPVFGSKDNFLGLGVFVDTYPNEEKQQERVFPYISAMVNNGSLTYDHDRDGRPTELGGCTAMVRNLNHDTFLVIRYVKRRLTVLIDIDGKHEWRDCIDVPGVRLPRGYYFGTSSVTGDLSDNHDIISLKLYQLTVERTPEEEKRDREVFLPVVDNLRLPGMEAPLEPMSGLALFLIVFFSLVAFVFAIVIGIILYNKWQEQSRKHFY